One genomic region from Stutzerimonas decontaminans encodes:
- a CDS encoding DUF4442 domain-containing protein — protein sequence MSGSRLARKARFLRWAMNFYPPYFGAGVRVRHISADLRLVQVKMVLRWYNRNYVGTQFGGSLYSMVDPFLVLMLMENLGRDYIVWDKAANIEFVSPGRGTVYAEFAISDKLLEDIRTHTADGSKFLPRMHVEVRDGEGTLVARVQKTLYIRLKPRARQPGEK from the coding sequence ATGAGCGGCTCCCGTTTGGCGCGCAAGGCGCGGTTTCTGCGCTGGGCCATGAATTTCTATCCGCCGTACTTCGGAGCCGGTGTTCGGGTGCGGCACATCAGCGCGGATCTGCGCCTGGTTCAGGTCAAGATGGTGCTGCGCTGGTACAACCGCAACTATGTCGGTACGCAATTCGGCGGCTCGCTGTATTCGATGGTCGACCCGTTCCTAGTGCTGATGCTGATGGAGAATCTCGGACGCGACTACATCGTCTGGGACAAGGCGGCCAACATAGAATTTGTCAGCCCCGGGCGGGGCACGGTCTACGCCGAGTTCGCCATCAGCGACAAGCTGCTGGAGGACATTCGCACGCACACGGCCGATGGCAGCAAGTTCCTGCCCAGAATGCATGTCGAAGTGCGTGACGGCGAGGGCACGCTGGTGGCACGGGTGCAGAAGACCCTCTATATACGACTCAAGCCGCGGGCGCGGCAGCCAGGAGAGAAGTGA
- a CDS encoding 2-octaprenyl-3-methyl-6-methoxy-1,4-benzoquinol hydroxylase, which yields MQADLIIVGAGMVGSTLALALEGCGLDIVVLDASPLEVVDFDPHGGFEPRVSALSAASQRILQRVGAWPGIAARRASPYTDMHVWDGSGTGQIHFSAETVHAEVLGHIVENRVVQDALLETMQRQGQVRLIGNARVEQLARTVEGWQLKLADGRELHSALLVAADGANSAIRRLAGFETREWDYLHQAIVTSVRCREPHQRTAWQRFTDHGPLAFLPLERDGDRHWCSIVWSVTEAEAKRLMALDDAAFRMALGRAFEQRLGEVLETDPRLCIPLRQRHAKRYVQPGLALIGDAAHTIHPLAGQGVNLGLLDAAVLAEVLKAAIARGERVADVQVLSRFERRRMPHNLAIMAAMEGFERLFQADPLPLRWLRNTGLKAVQALPEAKAVFVRQALGLSGDLPELAKP from the coding sequence ATGCAAGCGGATCTGATCATCGTAGGCGCCGGCATGGTCGGCAGTACGCTGGCACTCGCTCTCGAGGGGTGCGGGCTGGACATCGTCGTGCTCGATGCGAGCCCGCTCGAGGTCGTCGACTTCGATCCGCACGGCGGCTTCGAGCCGCGAGTCAGCGCGCTGTCCGCCGCCAGCCAGCGCATCCTGCAGCGGGTCGGCGCCTGGCCGGGCATCGCCGCGCGCCGCGCGAGCCCCTACACCGACATGCACGTCTGGGATGGTTCGGGCACCGGCCAGATCCACTTCTCCGCGGAAACGGTGCATGCTGAAGTGCTTGGCCATATTGTCGAAAACCGCGTTGTGCAGGACGCGCTGCTGGAAACCATGCAGCGGCAGGGTCAGGTGCGGCTGATTGGCAATGCCCGCGTCGAGCAGCTGGCACGCACGGTCGAGGGCTGGCAGCTGAAACTCGCCGACGGTCGCGAACTGCACAGCGCACTGTTGGTCGCGGCAGACGGCGCCAATTCGGCGATACGTCGCCTGGCTGGCTTCGAAACCCGCGAGTGGGATTATCTGCACCAGGCCATCGTCACCAGCGTGCGTTGCCGCGAGCCGCACCAGCGGACGGCCTGGCAGCGCTTCACCGATCACGGTCCGCTGGCGTTTCTTCCGCTCGAGCGCGATGGCGACCGCCATTGGTGCTCGATTGTCTGGTCGGTTACCGAAGCTGAAGCCAAGCGGCTCATGGCGCTGGATGATGCGGCGTTCCGTATGGCGCTTGGCCGTGCTTTCGAGCAGCGCCTGGGCGAGGTACTCGAAACCGATCCACGACTGTGCATACCGCTGCGTCAGCGTCATGCCAAGCGTTACGTGCAGCCGGGACTGGCATTGATCGGCGATGCGGCGCATACCATCCATCCGTTGGCGGGGCAGGGTGTGAACCTCGGCCTGCTGGATGCCGCCGTGCTGGCGGAAGTGCTCAAGGCTGCGATTGCCCGTGGTGAGCGGGTCGCCGATGTGCAGGTGCTGAGCCGCTTCGAGCGCCGGCGCATGCCGCACAATCTGGCGATAATGGCGGCCATGGAAGGCTTCGAGCGGCTGTTCCAGGCTGATCCACTGCCGCTGCGCTGGCTGCGCAATACCGGCTTGAAGGCGGTGCAAGCGCTGCCTGAAGCGAAAGCGGTGTTCGTCCGTCAAGCGCTGGGCTTGAGCGGTGATCTGCCGGAGCTGGCCAAGCCCTGA